Proteins encoded in a region of the Massilia sp. UMI-21 genome:
- a CDS encoding class II glutamine amidotransferase — MCQLLGMNCNVPTDIVFSFTGFAHRGGRTDTHHDGWGIAFFEGKGVRHFVDHQAAIASPIAELIKRYPIKSTNVIAHIRKATQGEVALENCHPFVRELWGRYWVFAHNGDLKDFAPALHGPFRPVGNTDSELAFCWLMQELRNTFGDTAPALADLRMALERLVPQVAAHGTFNMMLSDGTALFTHCSTKLCYIVRQYPFAAASLSDEDLSVDFSQVTTPNDRVAIIVTEPLTTNETWTRFAPGELKLFVDGLPQS; from the coding sequence ATGTGCCAGCTCCTCGGAATGAACTGCAACGTCCCCACGGACATCGTCTTCTCCTTCACCGGCTTCGCCCATCGCGGCGGACGCACCGACACCCATCACGACGGCTGGGGCATCGCTTTTTTCGAAGGCAAGGGAGTACGCCACTTCGTCGATCACCAGGCCGCGATCGCCTCGCCGATCGCCGAACTGATCAAGCGCTACCCGATCAAGTCCACCAACGTCATCGCCCATATCCGCAAGGCCACGCAAGGCGAGGTCGCGCTCGAGAATTGCCACCCTTTCGTGCGCGAGCTGTGGGGCCGCTACTGGGTGTTCGCCCACAACGGCGACCTGAAGGACTTTGCGCCGGCGCTGCATGGGCCGTTCCGCCCGGTCGGCAACACCGACAGCGAACTGGCCTTCTGCTGGCTGATGCAGGAGCTGCGCAATACCTTCGGCGACACCGCGCCCGCCCTGGCGGACCTGCGCATGGCGCTCGAGCGCCTGGTGCCGCAGGTCGCCGCGCACGGCACCTTCAACATGATGCTGTCGGACGGCACCGCCCTGTTCACGCACTGCTCCACCAAGCTGTGCTACATCGTGCGCCAGTATCCGTTTGCCGCCGCCTCCCTGTCGGACGAAGACCTGTCGGTCGACTTTTCGCAGGTGACGACCCCGAACGACCGGGTCGCCATCATCGTCACCGAACCGCTGACCACCAACGAAACCTGGACCCGCTTCGCACCGGGCGAACTGAAGCTGTTCGTGGACGGCTTGCCACAATCATGA
- a CDS encoding EAL domain-containing protein — protein sequence MTDTASTDQASQPLKLRNFYLGRQPVLDRNQALFGYELLFRGSAQGAAQIDSGLSASASVIHHASQLGMPRAIGDATAFLNVDTDVLMSDMFAFLPRERTVLEIVRSVEPDDAVIRRMTELSTHGFRFAAEASAHGASLARLLPVIDYVKMDLRELPVVTLLSLAPRLRGTGKRLVAEKVETHNEYRTCLDIGFDYFQGYYFAKPTVIAGRKLSPSQATVLDLMNLVTSDADNAEIERAIKKDVTLGLNLLRLVNTPAAGAGRRIESVSQALMLLGRRQLQRWLQILLYAEPGVRGHNLSPLLMLATTRARLMELLAQRLRPAQRNVADIAFTVGMMSLMDTLFCIPMQDIVEQIPVIDEVRHALLVRRGFFGELLRLAESIERMDDAQEEVMPALHELSMDGDDLAELEVSAFEWSDKVVRYAI from the coding sequence ATGACCGATACCGCCAGCACCGACCAGGCTTCCCAGCCGCTGAAACTGCGCAATTTCTACCTCGGGCGCCAGCCGGTGCTCGACCGTAACCAGGCGCTGTTCGGCTACGAGCTGCTGTTCCGCGGCAGCGCGCAAGGCGCGGCCCAGATCGATTCCGGCCTGTCGGCCAGCGCCAGCGTGATCCACCATGCCTCGCAACTGGGCATGCCGCGCGCGATCGGCGACGCGACCGCCTTCCTGAACGTCGACACCGACGTGCTCATGAGCGACATGTTCGCCTTCCTGCCGCGCGAACGCACGGTGCTCGAGATCGTGCGTTCGGTGGAGCCCGACGACGCCGTGATCCGGCGCATGACCGAACTGTCCACGCACGGCTTCCGCTTCGCGGCCGAAGCCTCGGCGCACGGCGCCAGCCTGGCCCGCCTGCTGCCGGTCATCGACTACGTCAAGATGGACTTGCGCGAACTGCCGGTGGTGACCCTGCTGTCGCTGGCGCCGCGCCTGCGCGGCACCGGCAAGCGCCTGGTGGCCGAGAAGGTCGAGACCCACAACGAATACCGCACCTGCCTGGACATCGGCTTCGATTACTTCCAGGGCTATTACTTTGCCAAGCCGACGGTGATCGCCGGGCGCAAGCTGTCGCCTTCGCAGGCGACGGTGCTGGACCTGATGAACCTGGTCACCTCGGATGCCGACAACGCCGAGATCGAGCGCGCGATCAAGAAGGATGTGACGCTCGGCCTGAACCTGCTGCGCCTGGTGAACACGCCGGCGGCCGGCGCCGGGCGGCGCATCGAATCGGTCAGCCAGGCCCTGATGCTGCTGGGCCGCCGCCAGCTGCAGCGCTGGCTGCAGATCCTGCTGTACGCCGAGCCGGGCGTGCGCGGCCACAACCTGAGCCCGCTGCTGATGCTGGCCACCACGCGCGCGCGCCTGATGGAACTGCTGGCGCAGCGCCTGCGCCCGGCGCAGCGCAACGTGGCCGACATCGCTTTCACGGTGGGCATGATGTCGCTGATGGACACGCTGTTCTGCATCCCGATGCAGGACATCGTGGAGCAGATCCCGGTGATCGACGAAGTGCGCCACGCGCTGCTGGTGCGCCGCGGCTTCTTCGGCGAGCTGCTGCGCCTGGCCGAATCGATCGAGCGCATGGACGACGCCCAGGAAGAGGTGATGCCTGCGCTGCACGAGTTGTCGATGGACGGCGACGACCTGGCCGAGCTCGAGGTGTCGGCGTTCGAGTGGAGCGACAAGGTCGTTCGTTACGCGATTTGA
- a CDS encoding SPW repeat protein — translation MAMHFASRRWQDQLMVLVGVWLFVSPWALGYPSYSPPATNAYIAGAIIALLAAFDLVQTRVWAVLLNIVVGIWVAVSPWLVGVVRDPAMTWSLVIAGLATIVLGVWELRSDPELHRQWTHSGTPG, via the coding sequence ATGGCCATGCATTTCGCATCCAGACGCTGGCAAGACCAGCTCATGGTGCTGGTCGGCGTCTGGCTGTTCGTCTCGCCGTGGGCGCTCGGCTATCCGTCGTATTCGCCGCCGGCCACGAACGCGTATATCGCCGGCGCGATCATTGCGCTGCTGGCTGCGTTCGACCTGGTCCAGACCCGCGTCTGGGCCGTGCTGCTCAACATCGTCGTGGGGATATGGGTGGCGGTCTCGCCCTGGCTGGTCGGCGTGGTGCGCGACCCGGCCATGACCTGGAGCCTGGTCATCGCGGGCCTGGCCACGATCGTGCTGGGTGTGTGGGAACTGCGCAGCGATCCGGAGCTGCACCGGCAGTGGACCCATTCCGGTACGCCCGGGTAA
- the metH gene encoding methionine synthase — MNAPLRTISPIDSQLRDILKRRIMILDGAMGTIIQQYKLDEAAYRGERFKDFSAPGGSSQRELFVKGNNELLTLTQPQIIQEIHERYLAAGADLIETNTFGATGVAQDDYHMAHLAYEMNVQAARLARAACDKYSTPDKPRFVAGALGPTPKTASISPDVNDPAARNISFDQLVESYHEQVRGLVLGGADVLLVETIFDTLNCKAALFAIDQYFDAHPEVPRLPIMISGTVTDASGRILSGQTVAAFWNSVRHARPITIGLNCALGAALMRPYAEELSQIADTFVCIYPNAGLPNPMSDTGFDELPADTSSLLAEFADAGFVNIAGGCCGTTPEHIAAIAQVLEGRAPRQVPDIPVAMRLSGLEPFTIDDSSLFVNVGERTNVTGSKAFARMILNEQFDEALSVARQQVENGAQVIDINMDEAMLDSQAAMTRFLNLIASEPDISRVPIMIDSSKWSVIEAGLKCVQGKAIVNSISMKEGEEEFIRQASLCRRYGAAVIVMAFDEQGQADTFARKTEICGRAYRVLTEQVGFPPEDIIFDPNIFAIATGIEEHNNYAVDFIEATAWIRKNLPHAQVSGGVSNVSFSFRGNDPAREAIHTVFLYHAIKAGMSMGIVNAGMIGVYDDLSPELRERVEDVVLNRRPDATERMIEFAGTLKAGGGKQEQNLEWRNTPVEKRLAHALVHGITQWIVEDTEEMRQQVLRANGRPIHVIEGPLMDGMNIVGDLFGQGKMFLPQVVKSARVMKQAVAHLVPFIEEEKAEEERRTGIVAKPKGKMVIATVKGDVHDIGKNIVSVVLQCNNFEIVNMGVMVPCADILAKAKEENADIVGLSGLITPSLEEMAHVAREMQRDPYFREKKIPLLIGGATTSRAHTAVKIAPHYEGPVVYVPDASRSVSVGQSLLTEDTRDAYIIELAQDYERIRVQHANKKALPMLTLEQARANKAKLDYAPVKPKFIGRRLFKNVDLGELARYIDWGPFFQTWDLAGPYPAILSDEVVGEAASKVFEEAQAMLKKIIEGRWLTANGAIALLPANAVNEDDIEVYTDESREEVAFTWYGLRQQGVKPVVDGAQRPNQCLSDFVAPKASGVADYIGMFAVTAGLGIEKHEQRFEAAHDDYSSIMLKALADRLAEAFAEYLHERVRTDLWGYASGEDLSNEALIRESYQGIRPAPGYPACPEHTVKAELFRTLQAQEIGMELTESFAMYPGAAVSGFYFAHPDSKYFVVGKIGEDQLEDMARRRGMDKSELERYLAPNLS; from the coding sequence ATGAATGCCCCTCTCCGCACCATCTCCCCGATCGACTCCCAGCTGCGCGACATCCTGAAGCGCCGCATCATGATCCTGGATGGCGCGATGGGCACCATCATCCAGCAGTACAAGCTGGACGAAGCGGCCTACCGCGGCGAACGCTTCAAGGACTTCAGCGCTCCCGGGGGTTCCAGCCAGCGCGAGCTGTTCGTGAAGGGTAACAACGAGCTGCTCACCCTGACCCAGCCGCAGATCATCCAGGAGATCCACGAGCGCTACCTGGCCGCCGGCGCCGACCTGATCGAAACCAATACCTTCGGCGCCACCGGCGTGGCGCAGGACGACTACCACATGGCGCATCTGGCCTACGAGATGAACGTCCAGGCCGCCAGGCTCGCGCGCGCCGCCTGCGACAAGTACAGCACGCCGGACAAGCCGCGCTTCGTGGCCGGCGCCCTCGGCCCGACCCCGAAGACCGCCTCGATCTCGCCCGACGTGAACGACCCGGCCGCCCGCAACATCAGCTTCGACCAGCTGGTGGAGAGCTACCACGAGCAGGTGCGCGGCCTGGTGCTGGGCGGCGCCGACGTGCTGCTGGTCGAGACCATCTTCGACACCCTCAACTGCAAGGCCGCGCTGTTCGCGATCGACCAGTACTTCGACGCGCACCCCGAGGTGCCGCGCCTGCCGATCATGATCTCGGGCACCGTCACCGACGCCTCGGGCCGCATCCTGTCGGGCCAGACCGTGGCCGCCTTCTGGAACTCGGTGCGCCACGCCAGGCCCATCACCATCGGCCTGAACTGCGCACTGGGCGCCGCCCTGATGCGCCCGTATGCCGAGGAACTCTCGCAGATCGCCGACACCTTCGTGTGCATCTACCCGAACGCCGGCCTGCCCAACCCGATGAGCGACACCGGCTTCGACGAACTGCCGGCCGACACCTCGTCGCTGCTGGCCGAATTCGCCGACGCCGGCTTCGTCAACATCGCCGGCGGCTGCTGCGGCACCACCCCCGAGCACATCGCGGCGATCGCGCAGGTCCTCGAAGGCCGTGCTCCGCGCCAGGTGCCTGACATCCCGGTCGCGATGCGCCTGTCGGGCCTGGAGCCCTTCACCATCGACGACAGCTCGCTGTTCGTCAACGTCGGCGAACGCACCAACGTGACCGGCTCCAAGGCCTTCGCGCGCATGATCCTGAACGAGCAGTTCGACGAGGCGCTGTCGGTGGCGCGCCAGCAGGTCGAGAACGGCGCGCAGGTCATCGACATCAACATGGACGAGGCCATGCTCGACTCGCAGGCCGCGATGACGCGCTTCCTGAACCTGATCGCCTCCGAACCCGACATCTCGCGCGTGCCGATCATGATCGACTCCTCCAAATGGAGCGTCATCGAGGCCGGCCTCAAATGCGTGCAGGGCAAGGCCATCGTCAATTCGATCTCGATGAAGGAAGGCGAGGAAGAATTCATCCGCCAGGCCAGCCTGTGCCGCCGCTACGGCGCGGCCGTCATCGTGATGGCCTTCGATGAACAGGGGCAGGCCGACACCTTCGCCCGCAAGACCGAGATCTGCGGCCGCGCCTACAGGGTACTGACCGAGCAGGTCGGCTTCCCGCCGGAAGACATCATCTTCGATCCGAACATCTTCGCGATCGCCACCGGCATCGAAGAGCACAACAACTACGCGGTGGACTTCATCGAAGCCACCGCCTGGATCCGCAAGAACCTGCCGCATGCGCAGGTGTCGGGCGGCGTGTCGAACGTGTCGTTCAGCTTCCGCGGCAACGACCCGGCGCGCGAGGCGATCCACACCGTGTTCCTGTACCACGCGATCAAGGCCGGCATGAGCATGGGCATCGTCAACGCCGGCATGATCGGCGTCTACGACGACCTGTCGCCCGAACTGCGCGAGCGCGTCGAGGACGTGGTGCTGAACCGCCGCCCGGACGCCACCGAGCGCATGATCGAGTTCGCCGGCACCCTGAAGGCCGGCGGCGGCAAGCAGGAGCAGAACCTCGAGTGGCGCAACACCCCGGTCGAGAAGCGCCTGGCGCACGCGCTGGTGCACGGCATCACCCAGTGGATCGTCGAAGACACCGAAGAGATGCGCCAGCAGGTACTGCGTGCGAACGGCCGCCCGATCCACGTGATCGAAGGCCCGCTGATGGACGGCATGAACATCGTCGGCGACCTGTTCGGACAGGGCAAGATGTTCCTGCCGCAGGTGGTGAAGTCGGCGCGCGTCATGAAGCAGGCGGTGGCCCACCTGGTGCCTTTCATCGAAGAAGAGAAGGCGGAAGAAGAACGCCGCACCGGCATTGTCGCCAAGCCGAAGGGCAAGATGGTGATCGCGACCGTCAAGGGCGACGTGCACGACATCGGCAAGAACATCGTTTCGGTGGTCCTGCAGTGCAATAACTTCGAGATCGTGAACATGGGCGTGATGGTGCCCTGCGCCGACATCCTGGCCAAGGCCAAGGAAGAGAACGCCGACATCGTCGGCCTGTCCGGCCTGATCACCCCGTCGCTGGAAGAAATGGCCCACGTGGCGCGCGAGATGCAGCGCGATCCGTACTTCCGCGAGAAGAAGATTCCGCTGCTGATCGGCGGCGCCACCACCAGCCGCGCGCACACGGCCGTGAAGATCGCGCCGCACTACGAAGGCCCGGTGGTGTATGTGCCGGACGCCTCGCGCTCGGTATCGGTGGGCCAGTCGCTGCTGACCGAGGACACGCGCGACGCCTACATCATCGAACTGGCGCAAGACTACGAACGCATCCGCGTGCAGCACGCCAACAAGAAGGCGCTGCCGATGCTCACGCTCGAGCAGGCGCGCGCCAACAAGGCCAAGCTCGACTATGCCCCGGTCAAGCCGAAATTCATCGGCCGTCGCCTGTTCAAGAACGTCGACCTGGGCGAGCTGGCGCGCTACATCGACTGGGGTCCGTTCTTCCAGACCTGGGACCTGGCCGGCCCCTACCCTGCCATCCTCAGCGACGAGGTGGTGGGCGAAGCGGCCTCCAAGGTGTTCGAGGAAGCCCAGGCCATGCTGAAGAAGATCATCGAGGGCCGCTGGCTGACGGCCAACGGCGCCATCGCGCTGCTGCCGGCGAACGCGGTGAACGAGGACGACATCGAGGTCTATACCGACGAATCGCGGGAGGAAGTCGCCTTCACCTGGTACGGCCTGCGCCAGCAGGGCGTCAAGCCGGTGGTCGACGGCGCGCAGCGCCCGAACCAGTGCCTGTCCGACTTCGTGGCGCCGAAGGCGTCCGGCGTGGCCGACTACATCGGCATGTTCGCGGTCACCGCGGGGCTGGGCATCGAGAAGCACGAGCAGCGCTTCGAGGCGGCGCACGACGACTACTCGTCGATCATGCTCAAGGCCCTGGCCGACCGCCTGGCCGAGGCCTTCGCCGAATACCTGCACGAGCGCGTGCGTACCGACCTGTGGGGCTATGCCAGCGGCGAAGACCTGTCGAACGAGGCATTGATTCGCGAGTCCTACCAGGGCATCCGCCCGGCGCCGGGCTACCCGGCCTGCCCGGAACACACGGTGAAGGCCGAGCTGTTCCGCACGCTGCAGGCGCAAGAGATCGGCATGGAGCTGACCGAGTCCTTTGCGATGTACCCGGGTGCGGCGGTATCGGGCTTTTATTTCGCGCACCCGGACTCGAAGTACTTCGTGGTCGGCAAGATCGGCGAAGACCAGCTCGAGGACATGGCGCGCCGCCGCGGCATGGACAAGAGCGAACTCGAACGCTACCTGGCGCCGAACCTGTCGTAA
- a CDS encoding BrnA antitoxin family protein gives MNKEYEPDWDQAVSRIEEPAVAVKPQTINGVKQIVTIRLDVDMLDWFKSAGPGYQTRINQVLREYMDAQRTAGSQEK, from the coding sequence ATGAACAAAGAATATGAGCCGGATTGGGATCAAGCGGTGAGCCGCATCGAAGAACCGGCTGTCGCCGTCAAGCCGCAAACCATCAACGGCGTGAAGCAGATCGTGACGATTCGCCTGGACGTGGACATGCTCGACTGGTTCAAGTCGGCTGGCCCGGGTTACCAGACCCGTATCAACCAGGTGCTGCGTGAGTACATGGACGCGCAGCGCACAGCCGGGTCGCAAGAGAAGTGA
- a CDS encoding methionyl-tRNA formyltransferase has translation MRVAPKVVFAGTPEFAAVALRALHEAGFEIPLVLTQPDRPAGRGMQLQASAVKQYALAHGMPVAQPLSLRMDAKDPQRAEEARAVHARLLALDYDVMVVAAYGLILPRSTLDIRPCINIHGSLLPRWRGAAPIHRAIEAGDVDTGVTIMGMEEGLDTGPMMLIERIAIADTDTTGSLHDKLAALGGRMIVDALRRMEAGQLASVPQPEAGVTYAAKISKEEAKLDFALPAGLLWRRVRAFNPFPGAHGLVDGVTVKVWNAELAPGSGKPGQVLAADAQGIVVACGEGALRMTELQKPGGKRLAAAEFLKSFPLDGKRFS, from the coding sequence ATGAGAGTCGCGCCTAAAGTTGTCTTCGCCGGCACCCCCGAGTTCGCCGCCGTGGCCCTGCGTGCCCTGCACGAGGCCGGCTTCGAGATTCCCCTGGTCCTGACCCAGCCCGACCGCCCGGCCGGGCGCGGCATGCAGCTGCAAGCCTCCGCGGTCAAGCAGTATGCGCTGGCCCATGGCATGCCCGTGGCGCAGCCGCTGTCGCTGCGCATGGACGCCAAGGATCCGCAACGCGCCGAGGAGGCACGCGCCGTCCACGCGCGCCTGCTGGCGCTCGACTACGACGTGATGGTGGTGGCGGCCTATGGGCTGATCCTGCCGCGCAGCACGCTCGACATCCGCCCCTGTATCAACATCCACGGCTCGCTGCTGCCGCGCTGGCGCGGCGCCGCGCCGATCCACCGCGCGATCGAAGCCGGCGACGTCGACACCGGCGTGACCATCATGGGCATGGAAGAAGGCCTGGATACCGGGCCGATGATGCTGATCGAGCGCATCGCCATCGCGGACACCGACACCACCGGCAGCCTGCACGACAAGCTTGCCGCGCTGGGCGGCCGCATGATCGTCGACGCGCTGCGCCGGATGGAAGCCGGCCAGCTGGCCTCCGTGCCGCAGCCGGAAGCGGGCGTGACCTACGCCGCCAAGATCAGCAAGGAAGAAGCGAAGCTGGACTTCGCCCTGCCGGCCGGGCTGCTGTGGCGCAGGGTGCGCGCCTTCAATCCCTTCCCGGGTGCGCACGGCCTGGTCGACGGCGTGACGGTCAAGGTATGGAATGCGGAACTGGCGCCCGGCAGTGGCAAGCCTGGCCAGGTGCTGGCGGCGGATGCGCAAGGCATCGTGGTCGCCTGCGGCGAAGGTGCGCTGCGCATGACCGAGCTGCAAAAACCGGGCGGCAAGCGCCTGGCGGCGGCGGAGTTTCTCAAGAGCTTCCCGCTGGACGGAAAGCGCTTTTCGTAG
- the def gene encoding peptide deformylase, which translates to MALLNILRYPDPRLHKLAKPVTEFGTERLRQLVKDMADTMYDAPGVGLAASQVDVHERVVVIDVSETSDQLMVFINPEITWASEEKQVYDEGCLSVPGIYDGVERPSRVKCKAYDVEGKEFEVDADGLLAVCIQHEMDHLMGKVFVEYLSPLKRNRIKAKLQKEERGMEREAALRAARR; encoded by the coding sequence ATGGCCTTACTGAATATCCTCCGCTATCCTGATCCACGCCTGCACAAGCTTGCCAAGCCGGTCACCGAATTCGGCACCGAGCGCCTGCGCCAGCTGGTCAAGGACATGGCCGACACCATGTACGACGCACCCGGTGTCGGCCTGGCCGCCTCCCAGGTCGACGTGCACGAACGCGTGGTCGTCATCGACGTCAGCGAAACCTCCGACCAGCTGATGGTCTTCATCAACCCGGAAATCACCTGGGCCAGCGAAGAAAAGCAGGTTTACGACGAAGGCTGCCTGTCGGTGCCCGGCATCTACGACGGCGTCGAGCGTCCATCCCGCGTCAAGTGCAAGGCCTACGATGTCGAAGGCAAGGAATTCGAGGTCGACGCCGACGGCCTGCTGGCCGTCTGCATCCAGCACGAGATGGACCACCTGATGGGCAAGGTCTTCGTCGAATACCTGTCGCCGCTCAAGCGCAACCGCATCAAGGCCAAGCTGCAGAAGGAAGAACGCGGCATGGAACGCGAAGCCGCCCTGCGCGCTGCGCGCCGCTGA
- a CDS encoding LysM peptidoglycan-binding domain-containing protein, whose amino-acid sequence MKNFSTVVTRAAAAALVACAAASPVQAASCAFRPNAPDQHVVVKGDTLWDISGAFLQNPWCWPQVWGMNRDEIRNPHWIYPGQVIYFDRTRGRLSLTRPGQGDGRGLPPLTKLSPQLRSESLERDAVQSIPAGMIEPYLTQPLVVEADALAGAPRIVASQEGRVYLGTGDRVYVKGNLGGGKSFQVFRPSGPLKDPQTGKVLAYEAAYLGSVSLDREAAPGVDAHSFRVTETRQEMGVGDLLVPMPPTPVRNYMPHAPAQPVDARVMSIYAGVSYAGQSQVVTVNRGSVDGLDVGAVLQLYHLGKTVPDPASKGMLGFGKQQIKLPDEQYGSLFIFRVFSNVSYGLIMQVTAPVEVGDVARSPE is encoded by the coding sequence ATGAAAAATTTTAGCACAGTCGTGACCCGCGCTGCTGCGGCGGCGCTGGTCGCGTGTGCCGCGGCCAGCCCGGTCCAGGCGGCATCGTGCGCATTCCGTCCGAATGCGCCCGACCAGCACGTCGTGGTCAAGGGCGATACGCTCTGGGATATCTCGGGCGCCTTCCTGCAGAATCCGTGGTGCTGGCCCCAGGTCTGGGGCATGAACCGCGACGAGATCCGCAACCCGCACTGGATCTATCCCGGCCAGGTCATCTATTTCGACCGCACCCGCGGCCGCCTGTCCCTGACCCGTCCGGGGCAGGGCGACGGCCGCGGCCTCCCGCCACTCACGAAGCTGTCGCCGCAACTGCGCAGCGAGTCGCTCGAGCGCGACGCCGTGCAGTCGATTCCGGCCGGCATGATCGAGCCTTACCTGACCCAGCCGCTCGTGGTCGAGGCCGACGCACTGGCCGGCGCGCCGCGCATCGTGGCCTCGCAGGAAGGCCGGGTCTATCTCGGCACCGGCGACCGCGTCTACGTCAAGGGAAACCTGGGCGGCGGCAAGAGCTTCCAGGTGTTCCGCCCCAGCGGTCCGTTGAAGGATCCGCAGACCGGCAAGGTGCTGGCCTACGAAGCTGCCTACCTGGGCAGCGTGAGCCTCGATCGCGAAGCGGCACCGGGCGTGGATGCGCATAGTTTCCGCGTCACCGAGACGCGCCAGGAAATGGGCGTGGGCGACCTGCTGGTGCCGATGCCGCCGACGCCGGTGCGCAACTACATGCCGCATGCGCCGGCCCAGCCTGTCGATGCGCGCGTGATGTCGATCTACGCGGGCGTGAGCTATGCCGGCCAGAGCCAGGTGGTCACTGTCAATCGCGGTTCTGTTGACGGGCTCGATGTCGGCGCCGTGCTGCAGCTCTATCATCTCGGGAAGACGGTGCCGGACCCTGCCAGTAAAGGCATGCTCGGCTTCGGCAAACAGCAGATCAAGCTGCCCGACGAGCAATATGGCAGCCTGTTCATTTTCCGCGTGTTCAGCAATGTATCGTATGGCCTGATCATGCAAGTGACGGCGCCGGTGGAAGTCGGCGACGTGGCGCGCTCACCGGAGTAA
- the dprA gene encoding DNA-protecting protein DprA yields MQDTAPHPSSPPDACALADWIRLDGAAGVGCRTAKLLLGAFGSPAAIFRAGYAALAAQVPAAQAAALCAPITPEGARQVDLTLAWLSAPHHHILTLHDADYPDALRHIPDPPLLLYLNGRRDLLPAPMIAVVGSRNASTQGRANAEGFAESLSRAGLCVVSGMALGIDTAAHEGALRGPGSTIAVIGTGPDRVYPARNRALAHRIAEAGCIVSEYALGTPPVAGNFPRRNRIISGLAAGVLVVEAAAQSGSLITAQMAAEQGREVFALPGSIHSALAKGCHRLIREGAHLVETVDEVLQAMRASPLARPAMAPARGGAGHDALLAALGHDPVQADALLDCVGGDAGRLAGELLALELAGLLERLPDGRVQRVVQTA; encoded by the coding sequence GTGCAGGACACGGCCCCCCACCCATCCAGCCCGCCAGACGCCTGCGCCCTTGCCGACTGGATCCGTTTGGACGGGGCGGCCGGGGTGGGCTGCCGGACCGCGAAGCTGCTGCTCGGCGCATTCGGTTCCCCCGCGGCCATCTTCCGTGCCGGCTATGCGGCGCTTGCGGCACAGGTCCCGGCCGCGCAGGCCGCCGCGCTGTGCGCACCCATCACGCCGGAAGGCGCGCGCCAGGTCGACCTGACCCTGGCCTGGCTGTCCGCACCGCATCACCACATCCTCACGCTGCACGACGCCGACTACCCGGACGCCCTGCGGCACATTCCCGATCCGCCCTTGCTGCTGTACCTGAACGGACGGCGCGACCTGTTGCCTGCGCCCATGATCGCCGTGGTCGGCAGCCGCAATGCCAGCACGCAGGGCAGGGCCAATGCGGAAGGCTTCGCGGAAAGCCTGTCGCGCGCCGGCCTGTGCGTGGTGTCGGGCATGGCGCTCGGCATCGATACCGCCGCCCACGAAGGCGCGCTGCGCGGACCGGGGTCGACCATCGCGGTCATCGGCACCGGCCCCGACCGGGTCTACCCGGCACGCAACCGTGCGCTCGCGCATCGCATCGCCGAGGCGGGCTGCATCGTCAGCGAATACGCGCTCGGCACGCCGCCCGTCGCCGGCAACTTCCCGCGCCGCAACCGCATCATCAGCGGCCTGGCAGCCGGCGTGCTGGTGGTCGAGGCAGCGGCCCAGTCCGGTTCCCTGATTACCGCGCAGATGGCGGCCGAGCAGGGCCGCGAAGTGTTCGCGCTGCCTGGCTCGATCCATTCGGCACTGGCCAAGGGTTGCCATCGATTGATACGCGAAGGCGCGCACCTGGTCGAGACGGTGGACGAGGTATTGCAAGCGATGCGGGCGTCGCCGCTCGCGCGGCCTGCCATGGCGCCGGCGCGGGGCGGCGCGGGCCACGACGCCTTGCTGGCCGCGCTGGGCCACGATCCGGTGCAGGCAGATGCATTACTCGATTGTGTTGGCGGCGATGCCGGCCGGCTGGCCGGCGAACTGCTGGCGCTCGAACTGGCGGGGCTGCTCGAACGCTTGCCCGATGGCCGGGTGCAACGTGTCGTGCAAACAGCCTGA
- a CDS encoding DUF494 domain-containing protein, producing MFDILVYLYETYYRPDACPEPAALARKLSAVGFDDIEISEALDWLSGLTEAAVSDAIDACTGIRYYVDEEYIELGSAAIGFIQFLESAKVLSPTQREIVIERALACDESPVALGKLKIIVLMVLWSQGKEPDALMFDDLFGDDDEQEPRLLH from the coding sequence ATGTTCGACATCCTGGTCTACCTCTACGAGACGTACTATCGTCCTGACGCCTGCCCCGAGCCGGCGGCCCTGGCACGCAAGCTGTCCGCCGTCGGTTTCGATGATATCGAGATTTCCGAGGCGCTGGACTGGCTGTCCGGGCTGACCGAAGCGGCAGTTTCCGACGCAATCGATGCATGCACCGGCATCCGCTACTACGTGGACGAGGAATACATCGAGCTGGGCAGTGCAGCCATCGGCTTCATCCAGTTCCTCGAGAGCGCCAAGGTGCTCAGCCCGACGCAGCGCGAGATCGTCATCGAGCGCGCGCTGGCCTGCGACGAGTCGCCGGTGGCGCTGGGCAAGCTCAAGATCATCGTGCTGATGGTCCTGTGGAGCCAGGGCAAGGAGCCCGATGCGCTCATGTTCGACGACCTGTTCGGCGACGACGACGAGCAGGAACCGCGTCTGCTGCACTGA